GCCCCAGGGTCTGTGCCCaatgtccctgccctgtgtccctgcccggGGTCCGTGCCCAGTGTCCCTATCCCGTGTCCCTGCCCGGGGTCCGTGCCCAGTGTCCCTGtcccgtgtccctgtcccgtGTCCCTGCCCGGGGTCCGTGCCCAGTGTCCCTATGCTGTGTCACTGCCCGGGGTCCCTAtcctgtgtccctgcccggGGTCCGTGCCCAGTGTCCCTgccccgtgtccctgtcccgtGTCCCTGCCCGGGGTCCGTGCCCAGTGTCCCTGTCCCGTGTCCCTGCCCGGGGTCCCTGTCCCGTGTCCCTGCCCGGGGTCCGTGCCCAGTGTCCCTgccccgtgtccctgtcccgtGTCCCTGCCCGGGGTCCGTGCCCAGTGTTCCTGTCCCGTGTCCCTGCTCGGGGTCCCTATCCCGTGTCCCTGCCCGGGGTCCCTGTCCCGTGTCCCTATCCCGTGTCCTTGCCCGGGGTCCCCACAGACCCGGCCTCCGTTACAGCCTGGCCCGTCTGACCCGGCCCGTGTCCCCCCCACCCAGCAGGGCCCCCAGAGCGCAGCTGGAGATGATCTCCCACACGGATCAGGAGGTTCTCCCACCTCTGTGCCTACCAGGTGAAGACTGAGGCCGTTCTGAGCAGCACCTGTGCAGGTAAGGGGATGGTACAGTCACAGAACCATTAGGATTGTGAAAAGctctctaagatcatcaagtcctgccattaactcagcactgccaagtcatCTGTGAACCTGGAGGTGAGAAAGACTGCTCCAGGATGCCCAAACCACACCAGAACGTGCAGGATTGGTGGTAGCAGGATGAGCCAtggtgctcccagcactgctgctcttctggCTCCCAGAGAAGGCAGACAGGCAGTGGTGTGTCCATGGATACCACACGATGTCTCCCTATCCCACAGCCCTCTCTATTTTATTGCCATCTGAAGCTCTGAAGTTTTAGCATCTGTGACAGGTCTCAGCCAGCACTTCCACAGCAAATTCAGCTGCTTAGTGAGTCACTGCCTCCTCTGGTTTGCTTTGACTCTGCCCTCTTGAGTGCTCACTTGATGTCAGAGAGCCCCACCTGCTTTTGGTTTGATGGTCCTCTGCAATACCCCATCAGCTGTGCCTTTTTCCAGCAGAACGGGCTGCTGAGTCATCTCCTGTACAGAATCTGGGCAGGAGTACAGATCCTTCATGTCATGCTCTGGAtctccctcagctctgctggaattTCTCTGGAATGGGGGATCCATCCCCTCCTTGCACACACTCAGGATGTGGGGTTTGAGCAGCAAGGGCACAGATATATTCTCttcattctttgtttttccccaaCAATCACTAACATTTGATGAGCTGTTTTGTCTGCCTGGAAGCTGCAGTTCTAATCCATCTGCTCTAACTCCAAGGTGCTATTCCTGAATGACACCAAGAACATCCTGGGCCCATTCTGGTATAAGTGCAAGGTAAAGGGGCTGTTCATCTCTGCAAGTTCTTTATGTTTCCCTGCAGTGAATGTCCCCTGTCACGTGGCTGAGCAGTATCATAAGGCTCTGACACAGTTTATAGTCAGCCTTTGTGTCTTTAAcccagaaaaacacagaatcatcagcacctcccctttccctcccttcccaccttGTGGGGGTCATTCATCCCACAACAACTTAGTTTCCTTACCAGTTTTGGTGAAGGATGAATATCTTTGGGAATGCCTTTGGACTCCAGATGTCCCTTTTGCTAAAACTGGTGACATCTCTGAAGGGTTCCAAATGGCTTCTCTTGATAAAGAGAGATCCAAGTGTACATTTAAGGTGATTTTAGGTTCTCTCCCAATGTTTGCACTCACTCTGCTTACCAGGAGCTTGCCTGGTAGCTCAGCACTGGCAATCTTGGGCATATCAGAGGCCTGGGCTGATGATGAGCCacactcttccttttctcttgccTATCCCTTTATTTCCAGTTCAGCCCCAGGCATCCAGTGTGAATTCCTCTGCTGAGGTCCTGTCTTCATGTTTTTTATCAAACCCTTTACAGGCAACAACAGGACAGATTCCCAAGCTCCATTATCTGCTCAGTAACTCAGACCTGCAGCTCAGGAGTTTCATGCTGGGCTGACAGAAATGTCCTTATCCTGCCTTTGGGTAtcccccttctctttttctccaggccTGGATGGCATAGCTGCAGACAGATGGAAATGGATATCAAAGTTGCAGTTCCTATTCCTCTCAAGGAATGATTTTAAGGAAAACTATGTGAGGAAAAAGTAGCATCAGTGCCACACCAAACTGCCATAAAAGGCATCTCGGGAGTTCACCAGGAAATCATATTGTTATGATTTCTTACACTGACTAGAAAGAAGATCAAATATGCACTTGTATCATCTGGGGTGTAATTCTGgactctccttcctttcttggtTCAGCAGTGACTCTCCTGTTCCAAGGCAAGCACCTCctcatcccagctctgccaaagCACGGGCAGTGCCATCAGCCCCACAGGACTGGTGTGTTACCAGTTCATTCCACAGGAGTTTTCAGAGGTGCAGGAGGAGCCAGTGAGTCTTTTCATAGGGAGATCTGGAGCTCTGAGTGTTTGCAGCTTTAGTCCTCAGCCTGTGCCACGTTTTGGGTCTGTGGATAGTCTGTGCAGGTCATCCTACACACCTGGCAGTCTGTACAAGATGATCTGGAATCTCCTCCCTTGACTGATCTGTCCTAACCCTGCATCTGATGCTTCCCCTCAGAGGCATCTCCCCTCAGAGATGCCATTTCTACATCCCATGTACATGATGTTGCCATTTCTACATCCCATGTACATCCCTCTGACATCCACTGGCCCTACCTGGCAGCAGGTGGGTCTGTGCCACACACCCTGTCTTGCCAGTTCAGCACATGAGCCCTCAATGAGTGTCCAGAGAGCTCCATGGCTCCCTgacagcagaaggcagagcacTGCTGGGATCTGTGCTTCTGGACCTGCTGGGATGCTCCTCAAGCCACATTAGAGGATTGAGCAGCATCCTCTGTCCTAGAGGACAGATGAGCAGTGGGCTGGAAGGAGGCACTGCCCTGTGTAGGTACCTGAGGATTCTGTGCAGCCCCTTGTCTGGGAAGGCTTTCAGCTGACCCTGAGTCTGTGCAGCACAGATTCATCCCATCTGTGCTTCTGCAGGACTTGATGggaagcagagggcagggatttGTTCATTGCCTGTGTCTGAGGGACTGTTTGGACTGCTCAGTTGGCATTATTTCCATGGACTTGCACTGCCTTCATCTTCTGTGTTTATATTTGATTTCCTCAGTGCATTATCTGGAATCACCCATGGGGGATCTTCAACCACCTTCCACAACAGGTTTGTTTTGTACCCATGGAAGCATAAAATTGCCTTTCTTCTGCTCTGACACTGGCACCAGCCAGGCTCCAGGTGGTCTCCATGTCTCATCCCTTAGGGCAGTGTCTCCTTTGGgcatcttttctctctctgcaacACCAGCAGCACAAGAGCAGGGATGTTACATCTGTTCTCCTCAGCAGGGCAGTTCTTTGTGGCCCCTCCATGACTCTCAGTTCAGCTTTTAATAACATTTTGGGATATCTTGGAAGAGCAGCCACCTTTCCCATTCAAGCACTGAACTTTCACCTCTAATAAGCCAGTAATTTCAGTAGGTTCAGGGTctggcagagcacacagggcTGTTTCCAGGGTTTGTTTCTGTGAACACTCTTGAGAAATTCACTGTGAAGTTTGGAGGGAAATAGCAAAACTTTTTATACTTAATGTGGTggattttgggtttgtttctgtgaaCACTCTTTAGAAAGTCACTTTGGAGTCTGGAGGGAAATAGCAAAACTTTTTATACTTAATCTGGTGGATTTTTAGAATTTGTCCCATTTTGATTTCCCCTGTCCAGCATTTCCTGTCCTGCCTGTCATGTCTCTCTGGATTGTCCTTTTGTTGCAGCTGAAGATGGGGCTGTGAGCCAGAAAGAGGAGAATGCCCATCAAGGCATCCCTGGGCCGGCAGAGCCCGAGGCTTTGCTCCCAGGATTCTCCAAGGAGAGCTGTTCCCAGAGCGTGGCACAGGAGCCAGCCCTCCCACCCGGGCCAGAGAGGGCTCAGAGACCTCTGGGGAAGAGGCAAAGCCGAGCTGTGCTGCATGGGAAGGGTTTCAAGAGGCCTCCAGACATGATCCAGGAGAGAAATCCATCCGTGGAGAGGCTGCTGATATGTGGggactgcgggaagagcttcagggTGAGCTCCAACCTCCTCCAGCACTGGCGAATCCACAGGGGGGAGAAGCCGTTCGGCTGTGCCGAGAGCGGGGCTGGTTCCGGCAGCTCGTCCGGCACCGGAGGAGCCACACGGGGGAGAGACCCTGTGAGTGCTCCGACTGCGGGAAGTGCTTCAGCACCAGCTCCAAAGTGCTGCGGCACCAGGTCAcccacaccggggagaggccctGCAGGTACTGCCCCTGTACTCAGtgctggggaggccacacctggagtgttgggttcagttctgggcccctcagctcaggaaagagattgaggggctggagcggggccagagaagagcaacgaggctggagaagggactggatgtggcactgagtgtcctcttaaacacctccagggacagaaaatccaccatgtcttgatccaaccccactgtgatcaccagcccagggcactgcgtgccctgggctggtgatcacagtggggttggatcaagggttggatttgatgatctcagaggtctctttcaacccaactgagaagagcaacgaggctggagaagggactggagcacaagtgctgtggggagaggctgagggagctgggggtgtttagcctggagaagaggaggctcagaggtgacctcagcactgtctggaactgcctgaagggaagttctggccaggtgggggttggtctcttctcccaggcactcagcaataggacaagggggcacgatgggctcaagctctgccaggggaaattgaagttggagaccaggaagaaattctttgcagagagagtgctcaggcattgggatgggctgcccagagagggggtggattccccatccctggaggtttttcaactgagcttggccgtggcactgagtgccatgatctggtaaagggactggagttggaccaagggttggactcgatgatctcggaggtcttttccaacccaatccattctatggttctatgattctatgtgtgCTGACTGCAGGAAGAGCTTCTCCGGGAACTGCCAGCTGGTGCAGCACCAGCGGGTGCACACCGGAGAGAGGCCCTGCGAGTGCGGCAGCTGCGGGAGGAGCTTCAGCCTGAGCTCCGAGCTCGTGAAGCACCGGCGGGTGCACAGCGGGGAGCGGCCGTTCTGCACAGCGCGCACCTGGCCCGGCACCGGCGGGTGCACAGCGGGGAGCGCCCCTTCGCCTCCGCCCGCTGCGGCAGCGCCTCCGCCGTGAGCTCCGCCGCTCCCACGGGGCCGGGCAGCCCTAGGGCAGGGCGGGATGGGCACCGCCAGCCGGGCCTGCTGCCCACCGACACCTGCTcggggaggagaaggagggaaggaggcgTGGGTTGGGAGAACCAGCCCcgaaggagagagaagaaagggagGGTCAGTGCGACACAGCGCGGGGGGGAAAGCTCGTGGGGGACAAAGGGTTTGGAAAGGCTGGAATGTGCCTGGTGTATGTCAGAGGGAGGAAATGACTGTTCTCTGCGCGCACACGTTACGGACAATGAACACTGAACCAAACGGACCATCTCAGGGGTATGTCTGTGTGCAGACGCCGAGCTCCCGCCTCAGCGCACGGGCCGGGGCTGCAGCACAGCGAAGCCGCAGGGCCGGTGCCCCCTTGGCCGCGGTGTGttcccggcggggcgggccgggccgcgctcGGTGCCGGTGCCAATAAAGCCGCGGGTGCCGCCATCTTTCCCTTTCTGCGCGTGCGCGGCGCCGACAAAGCGAGCGGGGGCGGGGCCAGGGGAAGGCCACGTGACGGCCCGGCCGCTTCCAGCCAATCGCTGGCGCTGGTGCGCGCGCGCGGGCACGCCCCTTCGGCGGGATTGGGGGGGCGGTGCCTCGCGGGACGTCCCGGCCGCGCGCACCAATGGGCGGTGCCGGCGCTTCCCGCCCGCGAGCTCTGATTGGCCGCGGCGTGGCCCCGCCCCGCCAATAAATGCGGGCCGGCCGTGCGGGGCCTTTGTCTGCGCCGCGGGCGGACtcggcggtggcggcggcgcgGTGAGTGTCCCCATGGCAACGGGGGGGCCGGGCCGAGGGACCCCCGCTCGGCTCGGGGTGTCCCCCGCGGGGCTGCCCCGCTCCCGGGGCTCGGGGGGTGCTGCCCCGAACGCGGTGGGGATGGCGGTGCGCTGGGCCGGCAGACCCGCCCGCGCCGCTCCGGGGCCGTGTCCGCGCTCCTCCGCCCGCCGGGGCCTGCGGCAGCGGGAGCGGGGCTGGCGTGGCCGGCCGGGCCCGCAGCACCCACCCGGGAGCCGCGCCGGCGGGTGCCAGCCCTCGCGGGTTCCTGCGCTGTGTCCCCGCGGCGGCCTCGGAGCCCGCGGGCACTGCTCGGTGCGCCCTGCGGGTGCCGCGGCCtcgggagcggggccggcccAGCGGGCACTTGGCTCTCCTTCACCCCACGGAGCCAGGAGCAGTGCATGGAGGGCGAAGGCCTGCCAGGCCTCTTCTTGCTGTCCTTGCCTTTCCGCTGCTGGGTGAAACAAACGTGCTGTTCAAGCACCGCATTGCACACATCAGCCCCAAGTGCTGTCACCGGGCCCCTTGGCACGGCccgggcacagctggcagcGCGCTGGGActggcagggccagccctgccctccccagagCAAAGGCTGCTTGATGTCATCGTGCGTGTCTGTCACACTGTGTTCTTTCTTACCCCAGATCCAACCCTGACTGACTGTCCCTTGGCTGTTCTCACAGCCAAGGTGAGAAAATAGGTTTCTGATGTGCTGCCTGACACAAAAGCCACCAGCAAAGGACAGAACTGTGAAGGTCTGTGAGCTCCTGCAGGCGGTTTGCTGAGGTGCAGCTCGGGGGGACAGGAGGAGCGTTTGTGTGGGCACTGCTACAAGTGTCTTAGACTTGAATTATTGCCCAGATTTAGGCTGTGTCCAGATGAAGTCTTAAACCTACCTGGGATCAGATAATGTAGTCATTTATTCTGTGAAGTTccatttccagcagcagtgccaaaTTCCTCcccagagggaggaggaggagacttGAGTCTCCTGCTGGGATTGCCAGGAAACCTCTGATGTGATTCCAGCCCCTAGGCCTGGGGTTCTGGGGTTTGTCTCAGGTGCTCAGGTAGGTCCAGCAGCCACACTTTGAGTTCTGTGTGTGGGGAAATGCCTTGAATTTGCATAAAAGTTAAACAGCAAATGTGaactctgccctgcctggatgTTTTTAAGGAGATTCTCCCAGGGTGCCCAGGTAACTCTGGGCCTTCCAGTCCTGTTTCCCTGCAGCAGTGGTGTCTGCTTCCTTCAAAAAGCTGGGGATTATTGGGATTAAGTGTCTTCCTACCCTGAGAAGAACAGCTGTGCACCTGGGGTGTGAAGGTTGCTGGGAGGTGTGTGCAGGGGCAATGGATGGATGAGCTGAGATGTTTGCTCAGAGGGTTTGAACACTGTCATTGGGAAAGAAATGTTTGGAATGCTGAGGTGTCCTGTACCAAGCCTCCTCCCCactctccagccctgctgtcccagctcatGGCTTTGCTTTGAGTTGGATTTCTCCCAGGCAGGCTGCTGGGAAGGTGTGTGTTTACCCTGAACATCAGCCAGGTCCTGGGTGAGCAGAGCTCCCTGCAGCAAATGCAGGGACATTCCAGCCTCTGCAGAGGGGGTGGGCAGCTCTGAGCCCCCTCCTTGGCATGTGGGACAcggcagaggagcagagcaccTGAGAAACGAGGGCTGTGACCAGGGCCTGGGGCCTGGAGTTGCCAGTTCTTGCATACCAGCAGTGATGTGGAGTGGTCAGAGACACAGTGACTGTGAGTTCCCTTCCTCCTGACAGTGGAGGGGACGGGCTGGTTTGTGCTGACACTTCTCTTGAAttcagggctggctggggaggTGTTTGTACTAAAAACTGTATCAGGAAAAATCTGAGCTTCCATATTTTGCTGCACGTGTTCTGTCCTTGCCTcgggctgcaggggctgctgtcATGTCATCACTGCCCTGCCATTGCCATGGAGAGGAACGTgtcaggctgagctgctgctccacagctgcagttcaggaaagagattgaggggctggagcggggccagagaagagcaacgaggctggagaagggactggagcacaagtgctgtggggagaggctgagggagctggggctgttcagcctggagaagaggaggctcagaggtgacctcagcagtgtctggaactccctgaagggaagttct
This genomic window from Pithys albifrons albifrons isolate INPA30051 chromosome 16, PitAlb_v1, whole genome shotgun sequence contains:
- the LOC139679613 gene encoding zinc finger protein 189-like produces the protein MWGLREELQGELQPPPALANPQGGEAVRLCRERGWFRQLVRHRRSHTGERPCECSDCGKCFSTSSKVLRHQVTHTGERPCRKSFSGNCQLVQHQRVHTGERPCECGSCGRSFSLSSELVKHRRVHSGERPFCTARTWPGTGGCTAGSAPSPPPAAAAPPP